A stretch of the Flavobacterium aquiphilum genome encodes the following:
- a CDS encoding DUF4159 domain-containing protein, with translation MQKAVLFLLFFFSINCFSQEIALLKYSGGGDWYANPTSLPNLIKYCNTNINTRINPKPRTVEPGSPDLFSYPFVHMTGHGNVVFSESDAANLRKYLLGGGFLHIDDNYGMDQYIRKEIKKLFPDNDLVEIPSNHPIFQKPFAFPNGLPKIHEHDGKRPQAFGIFIENKLVLLYTYECDLGDGWEDAEVHNDPLEVREKALKMGANILNYIFTN, from the coding sequence ATGCAAAAAGCGGTATTATTCCTTTTATTTTTCTTTTCGATAAACTGTTTTTCACAAGAAATTGCTTTGTTGAAATACAGTGGCGGTGGTGACTGGTATGCAAATCCAACTTCATTACCTAATTTGATAAAATACTGCAATACCAATATAAACACAAGAATAAACCCAAAACCAAGAACTGTAGAACCTGGTAGTCCTGATCTTTTTTCCTATCCATTTGTACACATGACGGGTCACGGAAACGTGGTTTTTAGTGAAAGTGACGCAGCGAACCTAAGAAAATATCTCTTAGGAGGAGGCTTCCTTCATATTGATGACAATTATGGTATGGATCAATACATTCGTAAAGAAATCAAAAAACTATTTCCAGATAATGATTTAGTCGAAATTCCTTCTAACCACCCAATATTTCAAAAACCTTTTGCTTTCCCTAATGGCTTACCTAAAATCCATGAACACGATGGAAAAAGACCACAGGCATTTGGAATATTTATCGAAAATAAATTGGTTTTGCTTTATACTTACGAATGCGACCTTGGTGATGGCTGGGAAGATGCTGAAGTCCATAATGATCCTTTAGAAGTTAGGGAAAAAGCCCTAAAAATGGGTGCTAATATTCTGAATTATATCTTTACAAATTAA
- a CDS encoding zinc metalloprotease — translation MKKIFLPLAALIMLFSCQNDDQNSAASPTEAIVQRNCATQEVLEEQLKADPTLAIRMNQIEAFTQNALLTKRLVNGKIVIPVVVNVLWRTAAENISDAQIQSQIDVLNKDFTATNTDFSNTPTEFAPVAANIGITFELVKINRKSTTKTSWGTRDAMKSSKKGGIDPTSPSTTLNIWACKIGNGILGYAQFPGGSLATDGVVIDSKYFGLSASDSYPYNLGRTATHEIGHWMNLRHIWGDSSCGNDLVNDTPVHKTANYGVPTYPYVSLCLPTHNEMTMNYMDYTDDRGMYMFTAGQKSRIQAIFVAGGARYAFAQ, via the coding sequence ATGAAAAAAATATTTTTACCCCTGGCAGCATTAATAATGCTTTTTTCATGTCAAAATGATGATCAAAATTCTGCTGCTTCACCAACAGAAGCAATTGTTCAACGTAATTGTGCGACGCAGGAAGTTTTGGAAGAACAACTAAAAGCAGACCCAACATTAGCCATTAGAATGAACCAAATAGAAGCTTTTACTCAAAATGCTTTATTGACTAAACGTTTAGTGAATGGAAAAATAGTAATTCCGGTGGTTGTTAATGTGTTGTGGAGGACTGCAGCAGAAAATATTTCAGATGCACAAATACAATCCCAAATCGATGTGTTAAACAAAGATTTCACAGCAACAAACACTGATTTTTCGAATACCCCCACTGAGTTTGCTCCCGTAGCTGCAAACATTGGAATTACATTTGAATTAGTAAAAATCAACAGAAAATCAACTACAAAAACTTCATGGGGAACAAGAGATGCCATGAAAAGTTCCAAAAAAGGAGGTATTGACCCTACTAGCCCAAGCACAACATTGAATATTTGGGCCTGCAAAATTGGAAATGGAATTTTGGGATACGCCCAATTTCCAGGTGGCTCACTCGCCACTGATGGAGTCGTAATCGATTCAAAATATTTTGGCCTTTCCGCAAGTGATAGTTACCCCTACAATCTAGGACGAACTGCAACCCACGAAATAGGTCACTGGATGAATTTGCGTCATATTTGGGGCGATTCTTCTTGTGGTAACGACTTAGTAAACGACACTCCTGTACACAAAACCGCAAATTATGGTGTACCAACCTATCCCTATGTTAGTCTGTGTTTACCTACCCATAACGAAATGACTATGAACTATATGGACTATACTGATGACAGAGGAATGTATATGTTTACCGCTGGTCAAAAATCAAGAATACAGGCGATATTTGTTGCAGGCGGAGCGAGATATGCATTTGCTCAATAA
- a CDS encoding AI-2E family transporter, with the protein MITSKIIASGILKAVGALLLAALLLYFLYQIQNVLIYLLVSLVLTLIGLPFLDFFKKRLKFKHTMATIAVLFIYLLIILGFIMMFIPLIISQGQNLSLLNTTEIEKNSLELIKQLNAFMELHRIDSEAIFNPENFKSIVSFNIIPNFLNSVVGTISNFGMGLGSVLFITFFFLKDKTIFLNLAKLLIPDNHESKILNSVEKINVLLSRYFIGLLIQLFIVFILYTIVLFIFGIPNTFVIAFLCAVLNIIPYLGPLIASILAAVLTMLSNLGSDFQSEILPTTIYVLIGFWIVQLIDNNLSQPIIFSKSVSSHPLEIFLIILIAGFLFGIMGMIIAVPLYTIIKVICKEFFPENKFIQQITKNI; encoded by the coding sequence ATGATAACATCCAAAATTATTGCAAGTGGAATTTTAAAAGCGGTAGGTGCTTTACTATTAGCTGCTTTGCTACTTTATTTTTTGTACCAAATTCAAAACGTGCTAATTTATCTGTTGGTTTCTCTAGTACTGACTTTAATAGGCCTGCCCTTTTTGGATTTTTTCAAAAAAAGATTAAAATTCAAACATACAATGGCAACTATTGCGGTTTTGTTCATTTATCTTCTAATTATATTGGGATTCATAATGATGTTCATCCCGTTAATTATATCTCAAGGACAAAATTTATCACTTTTAAATACAACTGAAATTGAAAAAAACAGCTTAGAACTTATAAAGCAACTAAATGCCTTCATGGAACTGCACCGTATAGATTCGGAAGCTATTTTTAATCCCGAAAACTTTAAGTCGATAGTCAGTTTCAATATAATCCCAAACTTTCTAAATTCTGTTGTAGGCACAATTAGTAACTTTGGAATGGGACTTGGCTCTGTGCTGTTCATTACCTTTTTCTTTCTCAAAGACAAAACCATATTTTTGAATCTGGCAAAACTGCTAATTCCAGACAATCATGAAAGCAAAATTTTAAATTCCGTCGAAAAAATAAACGTATTGCTTTCACGATATTTTATAGGTTTGCTCATTCAACTTTTCATTGTTTTTATATTGTACACTATAGTTTTGTTTATTTTTGGCATCCCAAATACTTTTGTAATTGCTTTTTTATGCGCCGTACTAAATATTATTCCGTATTTGGGACCTTTGATTGCTTCAATTCTGGCAGCAGTTTTAACAATGCTGAGCAATTTGGGTTCCGACTTTCAATCGGAAATTTTACCAACGACTATTTATGTCTTAATCGGGTTTTGGATTGTGCAATTAATAGACAATAATCTTTCGCAGCCAATCATTTTTTCAAAAAGTGTCAGTTCGCACCCATTAGAAATTTTTCTGATTATATTGATTGCCGGATTCTTGTTTGGCATTATGGGAATGATTATTGCAGTACCTTTATACACTATCATAAAAGTAATCTGCAAAGAATTTTTCCCTGAAAATAAATTTATTCAACAAATAACAAAAAACATATAA
- a CDS encoding M15 family metallopeptidase: protein MTASLKSFLIAFLFLIQFNCFSQSTASNTLGVEVNDTTFVNLKNYSQDFVYDMKYATDDNFLKSKVYDCAECYLRYKTIKALISANQRFMKKGFKIKIFDCYRPLDIQKKMWAIVPNPEYVADPRKGSIHNRGGAVDITLVDFNGKELDMGTKFDFFGKEASHDYEGFSKEILSNRKLLKKIMIKEHFNSFDSEWWHYNLKAGLNDTVSNFKWECK from the coding sequence ATGACTGCATCCCTCAAATCTTTTTTAATTGCCTTTTTATTTCTAATTCAATTCAATTGTTTTTCGCAATCTACAGCTTCAAATACTTTAGGGGTTGAAGTCAACGACACAACTTTTGTTAATTTAAAAAACTATAGTCAGGATTTTGTTTATGATATGAAATATGCGACTGATGACAATTTTTTGAAATCCAAAGTGTATGATTGCGCCGAATGTTATTTGCGTTACAAAACGATAAAAGCATTGATTTCGGCCAATCAGCGATTTATGAAGAAAGGATTTAAAATCAAGATTTTCGATTGTTACCGACCCTTAGATATTCAAAAAAAGATGTGGGCAATAGTTCCAAATCCAGAGTATGTTGCTGACCCGCGTAAAGGCTCCATCCATAATAGAGGAGGAGCTGTAGATATTACGTTGGTTGATTTTAACGGAAAAGAACTGGATATGGGAACTAAATTTGATTTTTTTGGCAAAGAAGCGAGCCATGATTATGAAGGATTCTCAAAAGAAATTTTAAGCAACAGAAAGCTTTTGAAAAAGATTATGATCAAAGAACATTTTAATTCTTTTGATTCCGAATGGTGGCATTACAATTTGAAAGCGGGTTTGAATGATACTGTTTCCAATTTTAAATGGGAATGTAAATGA
- a CDS encoding THUMP-like domain-containing protein: MNLDLLDSKIQEFINSNIGAPVSKLALQKNPFPNVEWISVLNQIAAKSKAKEKLPTWFSTQNIIYPSKISVEQTSSERTALYKSTLVSGDNLIDLTGGFGIDDYYFSKRIKNVAHCEINAELSQIVEHNCKQLNCDNITCYAGDSFETLSKTDTKWDWIYIDPSRRNDAKGKVFMLKDCLPNVPENLDFYFQKSDSILIKTAPILDITAGISELKHIKSIHIVAVDNEVKELLWELNKNYEGNISIKTVNVLKEKQETFDFILNEIHEQPSFSLPQKYLYEPNSSIMKSGGFDQVGVSYELNKLHKHSHLYTSTENKSFPGRVFEIKNSFAYNKSTMKQHLENQKANVTTRNFSDSVESIRKKWKIKEGGDLYCFFTTDENNTKIVLICTKIK; the protein is encoded by the coding sequence TTGAACCTAGACCTTTTAGATTCTAAAATTCAAGAATTTATTAATTCAAATATTGGAGCTCCTGTTTCAAAGTTGGCACTTCAAAAAAATCCTTTTCCTAACGTGGAATGGATTTCTGTTTTAAACCAAATTGCAGCAAAATCAAAGGCAAAAGAAAAACTGCCAACCTGGTTTTCTACTCAAAACATCATTTATCCAAGCAAAATTTCTGTAGAACAAACTTCTTCCGAAAGAACAGCTTTGTACAAAAGCACACTTGTTTCCGGCGACAATTTAATCGACTTAACCGGCGGATTTGGCATTGATGATTACTATTTTTCGAAAAGAATAAAAAACGTTGCCCATTGCGAAATCAACGCTGAATTATCCCAAATCGTAGAACACAATTGTAAGCAATTAAATTGTGACAATATTACTTGTTATGCGGGAGACAGTTTTGAAACCTTATCAAAAACAGATACTAAATGGGATTGGATTTACATAGATCCTTCCAGAAGAAACGATGCTAAGGGCAAAGTTTTTATGCTAAAGGATTGTTTGCCCAATGTTCCAGAAAATTTAGATTTTTATTTTCAAAAATCCGATTCTATTCTAATAAAAACAGCTCCAATACTAGACATTACTGCTGGCATCAGTGAATTAAAACATATCAAATCCATTCATATCGTCGCTGTAGATAACGAAGTAAAAGAACTGCTTTGGGAATTAAATAAAAATTACGAAGGAAACATCTCAATCAAAACCGTAAATGTTTTAAAAGAAAAGCAAGAAACATTTGATTTTATTCTAAATGAAATTCACGAGCAACCATCATTTAGTTTGCCTCAAAAATATTTATACGAACCCAATAGTTCCATAATGAAATCGGGAGGTTTTGACCAGGTTGGTGTTTCCTATGAATTGAATAAACTGCACAAACATTCACATTTATACACTTCAACTGAAAATAAAAGCTTTCCGGGAAGGGTTTTTGAAATTAAAAATTCATTTGCTTACAACAAAAGTACGATGAAGCAACATTTGGAAAATCAGAAAGCCAATGTCACAACTAGAAACTTTTCTGATTCGGTTGAAAGCATCCGAAAAAAATGGAAAATTAAAGAAGGTGGTGATTTATATTGTTTTTTTACAACTGATGAAAATAACACCAAAATTGTCTTAATTTGCACCAAAATTAAATAG
- a CDS encoding 16S rRNA (uracil(1498)-N(3))-methyltransferase produces MQLFYNPSIDKTTESFSFDKEESKHIVKVLRKKDSDILFVTNGSGLLFKTEITLASDSKCSVRILEIEKAEAPKQKLHLAVAPTKMNDRYEWFLEKATEIGIHEITPIICDRSERKVINTERFEKIILSAMKQCNQVFLPKLNPAISLKEFIKNEKSGQKLIAHCEETNKKSLKSILQPKTDYTILIGPEGDFSSKEIELALENNFIPVSLGETRLRTETAAVVACHSVVFTNED; encoded by the coding sequence ATGCAGTTATTTTATAACCCTTCAATAGACAAAACAACCGAAAGCTTTTCTTTTGATAAAGAAGAAAGTAAGCATATTGTTAAAGTTTTGCGCAAAAAAGATAGCGACATTCTATTTGTAACCAACGGCTCTGGTCTTTTGTTTAAAACGGAAATCACTTTAGCTTCTGACAGTAAATGTTCCGTTCGAATTTTGGAAATTGAAAAAGCTGAAGCACCAAAACAAAAACTACATTTGGCGGTAGCACCAACCAAAATGAATGACCGTTACGAATGGTTTCTTGAAAAAGCCACCGAAATTGGGATCCATGAAATAACTCCAATTATTTGTGACCGTTCTGAACGAAAAGTAATAAATACCGAAAGATTTGAAAAAATTATTCTTTCGGCAATGAAGCAATGCAATCAGGTGTTTCTCCCTAAATTGAATCCCGCCATTTCGTTGAAAGAATTTATAAAAAATGAAAAATCAGGACAAAAACTAATAGCACATTGTGAAGAAACAAATAAAAAGTCTTTAAAATCAATACTTCAACCCAAAACAGATTACACGATTTTGATTGGTCCTGAAGGTGATTTTTCAAGCAAAGAAATCGAATTGGCATTAGAAAATAATTTCATTCCTGTTTCTTTGGGCGAAACTAGATTGCGAACAGAAACTGCCGCTGTTGTTGCTTGTCACAGTGTTGTGTTTACTAACGAAGATTAG
- a CDS encoding zinc metalloprotease, whose product MKKLILSAAIALMLFSCQNEQGDSTNDLTNAVTQRKCATQEVLEEQLKADPTLAIRMNQIEAFTQNALLTKRLVNGKVVIPVVVNVLYRTASENISDAQIQSQIDVLNKDYTATNTDFSKIPAEFATVAANIGITFELAKINRKSTTKTSWGTKDAMKKTKQGGLDPTSPTTNLNLWVCTIGGGILGYAQFPGGASATDGVVIDSKYFGLSGSANAPFNLGRTASHEVGHWMNLRHIWGDASCGDDLVADTPVAKASNFGTPAYPFVSACLPAHNEMTMNYMDYTDDGAMYMFTNGQKSRMSALFVSGGARAAFGQ is encoded by the coding sequence ATGAAAAAATTAATTTTATCAGCTGCAATTGCACTGATGCTGTTTTCTTGTCAAAACGAACAAGGTGATTCTACAAACGATTTAACTAATGCTGTTACACAAAGAAAATGTGCTACACAAGAAGTTCTTGAAGAGCAATTAAAAGCCGATCCAACTTTAGCCATTAGAATGAATCAAATTGAAGCTTTCACTCAAAACGCTTTATTAACCAAACGTTTAGTAAATGGCAAAGTAGTAATCCCTGTAGTAGTAAATGTGTTGTACAGAACTGCTTCAGAAAATATTTCGGATGCGCAAATTCAATCTCAAATTGATGTATTGAACAAAGACTACACTGCTACAAACACTGATTTTTCAAAAATTCCAGCAGAATTTGCTACTGTTGCCGCAAATATTGGAATCACATTTGAGTTAGCAAAAATCAATCGAAAATCAACTACAAAAACTTCATGGGGCACAAAAGATGCCATGAAAAAAACCAAACAAGGAGGACTTGATCCTACATCACCAACCACTAACCTTAACTTATGGGTTTGTACCATTGGAGGCGGAATTTTAGGATATGCCCAATTCCCAGGCGGTGCATCAGCTACTGACGGAGTGGTTATCGATTCAAAATATTTTGGACTATCCGGATCTGCGAATGCTCCTTTCAATTTGGGAAGAACTGCCAGTCATGAAGTAGGTCACTGGATGAACCTTAGACATATCTGGGGTGATGCATCATGTGGAGACGATTTAGTGGCTGACACTCCGGTTGCCAAAGCTTCAAATTTTGGAACGCCTGCTTATCCATTCGTAAGCGCCTGTCTTCCTGCTCATAATGAAATGACCATGAATTATATGGATTACACTGACGATGGAGCAATGTATATGTTCACCAATGGACAAAAATCAAGAATGAGCGCATTATTTGTTTCTGGGGGAGCAAGAGCAGCTTTTGGTCAATAA
- the tsaD gene encoding tRNA (adenosine(37)-N6)-threonylcarbamoyltransferase complex transferase subunit TsaD, which produces MQIPNVYILAIESSCDDTAAAVLCNDKVLSNVVANQQIHNQYGGVVPELASRAHQQNIVPVIEAALKKANINKEQLSAIAFTQGPGLMGSLLVGSSFAKSMALALGIPLIAVNHMHAHILAHFIDEEGYSKPTFPFLALTISGGHTQIVRVDDFFDLTIIGETTDDAVGEAFDKSAKILGLPYPGGPLVDKYAQLGNPKAFPFTKPKVPGLDFSFSGLKTAILYFIQKKKAEDPGFIEENINDICASIQNTIIEILMDKIKIAVKETGINQVAIGGGVSANSGIRNTLKETETKYGWKTYIPKFEYTTDNAAMIGIVGYQKFLAQRFETAEVVSKARIEF; this is translated from the coding sequence ATGCAAATTCCAAATGTTTATATACTGGCTATAGAAAGTTCTTGTGATGATACTGCCGCAGCAGTATTATGTAACGACAAAGTGCTCTCAAATGTTGTAGCCAATCAACAAATTCATAACCAATACGGTGGTGTAGTACCTGAACTTGCTTCTCGCGCACATCAACAAAACATAGTTCCGGTAATCGAAGCTGCATTAAAAAAAGCTAATATTAACAAAGAACAATTATCGGCAATTGCTTTTACACAAGGTCCCGGACTTATGGGCTCTTTATTAGTGGGAAGTTCTTTTGCAAAATCAATGGCACTGGCATTGGGAATCCCCCTTATCGCGGTTAATCACATGCACGCCCACATTTTGGCTCATTTTATAGACGAAGAAGGTTATAGCAAACCTACCTTTCCTTTTTTGGCATTAACCATAAGTGGAGGGCATACCCAAATTGTCCGTGTTGACGACTTTTTTGATTTAACAATTATCGGTGAAACTACAGACGATGCCGTTGGCGAAGCTTTTGATAAAAGTGCCAAAATCCTTGGTCTTCCTTATCCCGGAGGTCCTTTGGTTGACAAATATGCACAATTGGGTAATCCAAAAGCATTTCCTTTTACAAAGCCAAAAGTTCCAGGATTGGATTTCAGTTTCTCCGGATTAAAAACCGCTATTTTATATTTTATTCAAAAGAAAAAAGCTGAAGATCCTGGATTCATTGAAGAAAACATTAACGATATCTGTGCATCGATTCAAAATACCATTATCGAAATTTTAATGGACAAAATTAAAATTGCAGTAAAAGAAACCGGAATCAATCAGGTTGCAATTGGTGGTGGAGTTTCGGCCAATTCAGGAATTCGAAATACACTGAAAGAAACAGAAACCAAATACGGCTGGAAAACATATATTCCAAAATTTGAATATACCACTGACAACGCTGCCATGATTGGAATTGTAGGATATCAAAAATTTTTAGCACAACGATTTGAAACTGCTGAAGTTGTTTCTAAAGCCAGAATTGAATTTTAA